A genomic stretch from Telmatocola sphagniphila includes:
- the argJ gene encoding bifunctional glutamate N-acetyltransferase/amino-acid acetyltransferase ArgJ, whose product MEEWQLAQGFSYSGIVSKLRNEPNRRDLAVIYSKSPAAAAGVFTQNRVAAAPVHICRERVPSSKIHGIVICSGNANACTGDQGMADARRMTELAANKLGCQPDQFLVCSTGVIGRPLPMAIMEAGIPSAVDRLSADKAGLNDAAHAILTTDTVIKVATRKLMLGQDRICITGFAKGAAMIGPNMATMLGFVMTDASVDPKDLQMILRNSVEHTFNCISVEGHTSTNDTVLILANGRGEPLSGERLQQFAMAVQEVCSELSRGIASDAEGAKHLVIIDVVGTRTDAEAKTVAKTIADSALVKTAIFGADPNWGRVVSAAGYSGVIFEEKDLSLTMGPTLLYERGRPLPFDAKIASAYLRDNRTVHLKLTFTLGEGKCTFYTCDLTDEYVRLNADYTT is encoded by the coding sequence ATGGAAGAATGGCAACTGGCCCAAGGTTTCAGTTACTCCGGGATAGTCAGTAAGCTACGTAACGAACCAAATCGTCGGGATTTGGCCGTTATCTATTCGAAAAGCCCCGCGGCCGCCGCGGGCGTTTTCACTCAGAATCGCGTGGCCGCCGCGCCCGTGCATATCTGCCGCGAACGGGTTCCTTCTTCGAAAATTCACGGTATCGTCATATGCTCCGGCAATGCAAACGCCTGCACCGGGGATCAGGGCATGGCCGATGCTCGCCGTATGACCGAACTTGCCGCGAACAAACTCGGTTGCCAGCCGGATCAATTCCTGGTCTGCTCCACCGGCGTAATCGGCCGACCATTGCCGATGGCGATTATGGAAGCTGGTATACCTTCGGCTGTGGATAGACTTTCCGCAGATAAAGCGGGCTTGAACGATGCGGCCCATGCCATTCTGACTACAGATACGGTAATCAAGGTGGCGACTCGGAAATTGATGCTGGGGCAAGATCGCATTTGCATCACCGGATTCGCCAAAGGGGCCGCCATGATTGGCCCCAACATGGCCACGATGCTCGGGTTCGTGATGACCGATGCCAGCGTCGATCCCAAGGATCTGCAAATGATTCTGCGAAATTCCGTGGAGCACACATTTAACTGCATCAGCGTGGAAGGGCATACCTCCACCAACGATACCGTCCTGATACTGGCGAATGGTCGAGGCGAACCGCTGAGTGGTGAACGCTTGCAGCAGTTCGCCATGGCCGTTCAGGAAGTCTGCTCCGAATTATCGCGCGGGATCGCTTCCGATGCCGAAGGGGCGAAGCATCTGGTGATCATTGACGTTGTGGGAACGCGCACGGATGCCGAGGCGAAAACGGTTGCCAAGACCATCGCCGATAGCGCTCTGGTAAAGACCGCCATTTTCGGGGCAGATCCCAATTGGGGTAGGGTGGTTTCGGCGGCCGGTTATTCCGGGGTAATATTCGAGGAAAAGGATCTCTCCCTGACGATGGGGCCAACGTTGCTTTACGAACGCGGACGGCCTTTACCCTTCGATGCCAAGATCGCCTCGGCCTATCTTCGCGATAACCGAACAGTGCACCTAAAGCTCACTTTCACGCTCGGTGAGGGGAAATGCACTTTCTACACCTGCGATCTGACCGATGAGTACGTTCGATTAAACGCCGATTACACGACCTAA
- the uppP gene encoding undecaprenyl-diphosphatase UppP produces MTLVHAIILGIVQGLTEFLPISSTAHLRITPPLLGWDHGGGQAFETVIQMGTLVAVIWYFRADILHLLGGLKRDVQARKLASNHESKLAWMIAIATVPVGVCGLLLEHKIKNEFRDLRWVAFFIGFFALVLWAAEIYSHRKAKAGNPGKPESEIGFFNVITMGLFQCLALFPGASRSGTTISGALFSGLDRAAAARFSFLLSLPAITAAGLYKLYKDRHELFATQEGIINLVVSTVVSGIVGYFAIAWLIGFLKRYSTTVFIVYRILLAILLIVLVQQGIISPLEEPE; encoded by the coding sequence ATGACATTAGTTCACGCGATAATTCTGGGAATCGTCCAGGGACTAACCGAGTTCCTGCCAATCAGTAGTACCGCCCACTTAAGAATCACCCCTCCCCTGCTCGGTTGGGATCACGGCGGCGGACAGGCTTTCGAGACCGTTATTCAGATGGGCACGCTGGTGGCTGTGATCTGGTACTTCCGCGCGGATATTCTTCATCTGCTCGGCGGCTTGAAAAGAGACGTGCAAGCCCGCAAGCTGGCCAGCAATCACGAATCGAAGTTGGCCTGGATGATTGCGATTGCCACTGTGCCGGTGGGCGTATGCGGTTTACTCTTAGAACATAAAATCAAAAACGAATTTCGAGACCTGCGCTGGGTGGCCTTTTTCATCGGCTTCTTCGCCCTGGTGCTTTGGGCCGCGGAAATTTATTCGCATAGAAAGGCAAAAGCGGGGAATCCTGGAAAGCCGGAATCCGAAATAGGATTCTTCAACGTGATCACCATGGGGTTATTTCAATGTTTAGCATTATTCCCGGGTGCCTCACGTTCGGGAACAACTATTAGCGGGGCACTTTTTTCCGGCTTGGATCGGGCAGCAGCGGCCCGCTTTTCGTTCTTGCTGAGTCTGCCCGCGATCACCGCCGCGGGACTCTACAAGCTTTATAAAGATCGCCATGAACTGTTTGCCACGCAAGAAGGCATCATCAATCTTGTCGTATCTACCGTGGTGTCCGGAATCGTCGGTTACTTTGCCATCGCCTGGTTAATCGGGTTTCTCAAACGCTACTCGACAACCGTTTTTATCGTTTACCGAATTCTGTTGGCGATCCTGCTGATCGTACTGGTTCAGCAAGGCATTATCTCGCCTCTCGAAGAACCCGAATAA
- a CDS encoding ABC transporter permease subunit: MNAPAQSHGQQGAGLLRYRPWRGTFRGPLTGVWAIARGSLTIIFRRKLFWWLFGLATLTFLFYFFGQYLQVFIEQKITDGTIRVGGLFQRQVNPEIIMKSLRDGLQLNGTADTYANLIWFEGYIVLVIMAFTGSICVGNDFLHGSLPFYLSKPIHRWHYILGKALAIAILINLMTTLPALALYIEYGFIESWEYYFTAWRLLLGILIYGGAITIVLGSLLLALASWLRKTVPLVMIWTTLFILGKALASWFVDGLKLSERWRLFDLWNDLYLLGHWSFGSPPKNLRPSWQMQPQYHEAALVLAAVTLVCCFYLHRRIRAIEVIV; encoded by the coding sequence ATGAACGCGCCCGCTCAATCTCACGGGCAGCAGGGGGCCGGCCTATTGCGCTATCGGCCCTGGCGCGGCACTTTTCGAGGTCCTCTCACGGGCGTCTGGGCGATTGCTCGCGGCTCTCTCACCATCATCTTTCGCAGAAAATTATTCTGGTGGTTGTTCGGCTTGGCCACACTGACGTTTTTGTTTTACTTCTTCGGCCAGTATCTGCAGGTGTTCATCGAGCAGAAGATAACCGACGGTACGATTAGAGTGGGAGGCCTGTTTCAAAGGCAGGTGAATCCCGAAATCATCATGAAGAGCCTTCGAGATGGCCTTCAGTTGAATGGAACAGCAGATACTTACGCCAATCTGATCTGGTTCGAAGGTTACATTGTGCTGGTCATCATGGCCTTCACCGGCTCGATATGCGTGGGCAACGACTTTCTTCATGGGTCGCTGCCGTTCTATCTTTCCAAGCCGATCCACCGTTGGCACTACATTCTCGGCAAAGCGCTGGCGATTGCGATCTTGATCAATTTGATGACTACTTTACCGGCCTTGGCTCTCTATATCGAGTACGGTTTCATCGAGTCCTGGGAATACTACTTCACCGCCTGGCGTCTACTTCTGGGGATTCTGATCTACGGTGGGGCAATTACTATCGTCCTCGGCTCGCTCTTGCTGGCGCTGGCCTCCTGGCTTCGCAAAACCGTGCCGCTGGTGATGATCTGGACGACCTTATTTATTCTCGGCAAGGCGCTGGCTTCCTGGTTCGTCGACGGCTTGAAACTTTCGGAACGCTGGCGGCTCTTTGATCTCTGGAACGATCTCTATTTGCTGGGACACTGGTCATTCGGCAGCCCTCCGAAAAATTTGAGACCTTCCTGGCAGATGCAGCCGCAATACCACGAAGCGGCGCTCGTGCTTGCCGCGGTGACTCTCGTCTGCTGTTTTTATTTGCACCGTCGAATCCGGGCCATTGAAGTGATCGTTTGA
- a CDS encoding ABC transporter ATP-binding protein — MSDFISLNSIQRHFGVYHALKGITLELQPGRIGLLGPNGAGKSTLLKILMGLLSPSLGSGTVLGIPLRAGNNIQGNMELRRLIGFMSEADSLVPGLKGVEYVTLAGELCGMPRRQAQRRAHEILTYLEMEDARYRKLEEYSTGMKQRIKLAQALIHDPPVLLLDEPTSGLDPAGRDAMLRLMLEIGRDFGKSIIVSTHLLADVETVCDQVVLLINGQIRGQGTVEELCSRRQDRYRLQIQGDREKFAGFLRDQGVEVLDETIKGEVRIQVSRDWAPQQGFELARKSQVVLRGIIPDDETLEELFLRSVEGAETENLLAGGKV, encoded by the coding sequence ATGAGCGATTTCATCAGTCTCAACTCGATTCAACGTCACTTCGGGGTCTATCACGCTCTGAAGGGAATCACGCTGGAATTGCAGCCGGGTCGGATCGGTCTTTTAGGTCCCAACGGGGCTGGTAAATCGACTCTTTTAAAAATCCTCATGGGGCTTCTCTCTCCTTCCTTGGGAAGCGGCACAGTTTTAGGAATCCCGCTTCGCGCCGGGAACAATATCCAGGGAAATATGGAGCTTCGCCGATTGATCGGCTTCATGTCAGAAGCCGATTCGCTTGTGCCAGGCTTAAAAGGCGTGGAATATGTCACACTCGCCGGGGAATTGTGCGGCATGCCCCGCCGGCAAGCTCAACGCCGAGCCCATGAAATACTGACTTATCTGGAAATGGAAGACGCCCGCTATCGCAAGCTGGAAGAATACTCGACCGGTATGAAACAGCGAATCAAGCTCGCCCAGGCATTGATCCACGATCCACCGGTGCTGCTCCTGGACGAACCGACCAGCGGTCTCGACCCTGCCGGCCGCGATGCGATGCTGAGACTGATGCTGGAAATCGGACGAGATTTCGGAAAATCGATTATCGTTTCGACTCATCTGCTCGCCGATGTGGAAACCGTCTGCGATCAGGTCGTGCTGCTCATTAACGGTCAAATTCGGGGGCAGGGGACGGTGGAAGAACTCTGCTCGCGAAGACAGGACCGATATCGGTTGCAAATTCAGGGAGATCGCGAAAAATTCGCCGGTTTCTTGCGCGATCAGGGCGTCGAAGTTCTCGATGAGACGATCAAAGGGGAAGTTCGAATTCAGGTTTCCCGCGATTGGGCCCCCCAACAGGGCTTTGAGCTGGCTCGTAAATCCCAGGTGGTTCTGCGCGGCATAATTCCCGACGATGAAACGCTCGAGGAATTGTTCCTGCGATCCGTGGAAGGGGCCGAGACTGAGAATCTGTTAGCTGGAGGAAAAGTATGA
- a CDS encoding thioredoxin family protein, translating to MNLFEKFSAALPLSDFLTKHGIPAHKERWDRTFNQIALTEDQKNLLKQFKRETPVLVLAGAWCGDCSGQCPAFERFAEIAPCLKIRYLDRDVHADVQAALKINGGNRVPVAVFFSEDGMEVSRYGERTLSQYRRMVEQQTGEACGSGIVGKDALAQIVQEWLNEFERVQWILRLSPRLRTKHGD from the coding sequence ATGAATCTCTTTGAAAAATTCAGCGCGGCCTTACCGCTATCGGACTTTCTGACCAAGCATGGCATCCCCGCCCATAAAGAACGTTGGGACCGCACGTTCAATCAGATCGCACTGACGGAAGATCAAAAAAACCTGCTCAAGCAATTCAAGCGGGAAACGCCCGTCCTGGTGCTGGCCGGGGCGTGGTGCGGCGATTGCTCCGGACAGTGCCCGGCGTTTGAGAGATTCGCGGAAATTGCGCCTTGCTTGAAAATTCGCTATCTGGATCGGGATGTCCATGCGGATGTTCAGGCTGCCTTGAAGATCAATGGGGGCAACCGCGTGCCTGTGGCGGTGTTTTTCAGCGAAGATGGCATGGAGGTTTCCCGCTATGGCGAGCGGACTCTTTCGCAGTATCGCCGCATGGTCGAACAGCAGACCGGTGAAGCCTGCGGCAGCGGCATTGTCGGCAAGGACGCGCTAGCGCAAATCGTTCAGGAATGGCTCAACGAGTTTGAACGGGTGCAATGGATTCTCCGCCTATCTCCCCGCCTGCGAACCAAGCATGGCGATTAA
- a CDS encoding DUF5090 family protein, whose amino-acid sequence MEETPSLRKTVFEYTLAGILSLLAVGIPMKLWQADPHVPFSYEGDAIQHQLWIETMIETGWYRYNERFGAPDGMDLNEFPSADILHYAILWPLAKAFPDPALVFNIYYLLGCVLTSWTTLFVLRQLGLRFLPALMSSLLFTCLPFHFMRMGHFFLVSYWPIPLGILPAIRLYQGRPLSKIGTLIIGLILGLSGIYFAFFSCYFLLLCGLSRSLLDRQWKPLLKSIACIAVIFTTLLVALFPAIQHKRKSPFNPDAVYRLPAESETLGLKMMQLLVPVTGHRLPLFEKFKEHYSSRTPINTENQTATLGLIGAVGFSYLLLRFLLLARRPVGESENRLLDALALLAVGGFLLGTVGAFGSFFAFFVSPWIRGYNRISVFIGLFALASVALFLNYLLTQRATTTVQKTLVGLLIALLTVLGVADQTTPRLMPHFENLKRRYTSDKEFTANVERDIEPGKIVYQLPFRPYPEAEGEPQGILFKWTDLFRPQLHSRTLHWSFGAPRGRYGDAWAKRMESKPVEERLIALADADCAGVMVFREAYKDNAVEMERLLSQKLKTQPIVSPDERMSYFTLSNLQARRIASLDPEEWEKVHRQERYPVLGLWGKGAGIEFEGLEGIGRFCDSGTELRLVNPTEVERKIRLRIEVRLKSRTEKDPEMETPEKEATITLVDGQTDPKFPITEQLTTLEQDWLIPPGEKKIRIDCFSTRKHHFEVYKVECIDQ is encoded by the coding sequence ATGGAAGAGACACCTTCGCTTCGTAAAACCGTATTTGAGTATACGCTCGCCGGTATTCTCAGCCTTCTGGCCGTGGGAATTCCGATGAAGCTTTGGCAGGCCGATCCGCACGTTCCTTTCAGCTATGAAGGGGATGCCATCCAACATCAATTATGGATCGAAACCATGATTGAAACCGGCTGGTATCGCTACAACGAACGCTTCGGCGCCCCGGACGGGATGGATCTCAACGAATTTCCCTCAGCGGATATTTTGCACTATGCAATTCTCTGGCCGCTAGCGAAAGCTTTTCCCGATCCGGCGCTGGTCTTCAATATTTACTATCTTCTGGGATGCGTGCTTACTTCTTGGACGACACTCTTCGTTTTACGACAACTCGGCCTGCGTTTTTTACCCGCATTGATGAGCAGTTTGCTGTTCACCTGCCTGCCTTTTCACTTCATGAGGATGGGGCATTTCTTTCTAGTGTCCTATTGGCCGATACCACTGGGAATTCTGCCGGCGATACGCCTCTATCAAGGTCGCCCACTGTCGAAGATTGGAACGTTGATCATCGGCCTGATTCTGGGCCTCTCCGGCATCTACTTCGCCTTTTTCAGCTGTTATTTTCTGCTGCTGTGCGGCCTATCCCGATCTCTTCTGGATCGCCAATGGAAGCCACTCCTGAAGTCCATAGCCTGCATCGCCGTAATATTCACCACGCTGCTGGTTGCCTTATTCCCGGCCATTCAACACAAGCGTAAATCTCCCTTTAATCCGGATGCGGTTTATCGCCTCCCTGCGGAGTCCGAAACACTCGGCCTGAAGATGATGCAACTGCTGGTTCCCGTCACGGGTCACCGCTTGCCGCTCTTTGAGAAGTTCAAAGAACATTACTCTTCGCGTACGCCGATCAATACCGAAAATCAAACTGCCACCCTCGGCTTAATCGGGGCGGTGGGCTTCAGCTACCTGCTCCTGCGTTTTCTGCTCTTGGCTCGCCGGCCAGTCGGCGAGTCGGAAAATCGCCTTCTCGATGCACTAGCTCTACTCGCGGTGGGAGGCTTTCTTCTGGGCACCGTCGGGGCCTTTGGCTCCTTCTTTGCCTTCTTCGTCAGTCCCTGGATACGCGGCTATAACCGTATCAGCGTCTTCATTGGTTTATTCGCCTTAGCCAGCGTTGCTCTATTCTTGAATTACCTGTTGACTCAGCGGGCCACGACGACCGTTCAAAAAACTCTGGTTGGTCTCCTCATCGCTCTGCTGACCGTTCTCGGCGTGGCCGATCAGACGACCCCCCGATTGATGCCGCATTTTGAAAATCTCAAACGTCGATACACCAGCGACAAAGAATTCACGGCCAACGTCGAACGCGACATTGAACCGGGGAAAATTGTCTATCAGCTTCCGTTTCGGCCTTATCCGGAAGCGGAAGGGGAGCCGCAGGGGATTCTGTTCAAATGGACCGATCTCTTCCGGCCGCAATTGCACTCGCGAACCTTGCACTGGTCCTTCGGGGCACCCCGCGGTCGTTATGGCGATGCCTGGGCTAAACGCATGGAATCCAAGCCCGTCGAAGAGCGCTTGATTGCCCTGGCCGATGCCGATTGTGCCGGGGTGATGGTATTTCGGGAAGCCTACAAGGATAACGCCGTCGAGATGGAACGGCTTTTAAGCCAGAAGCTGAAAACGCAGCCGATCGTTTCGCCCGACGAGCGGATGAGTTACTTTACTTTAAGCAATCTGCAAGCGCGGCGGATTGCTTCCCTGGATCCTGAGGAGTGGGAAAAAGTGCATCGTCAGGAGCGTTACCCGGTGCTGGGCCTCTGGGGCAAAGGAGCGGGAATTGAATTCGAAGGGTTGGAAGGCATCGGCCGATTCTGCGACTCTGGCACCGAATTACGGCTGGTGAATCCGACCGAAGTCGAACGCAAAATACGCCTGAGAATCGAAGTGAGATTGAAATCGCGAACGGAGAAAGATCCCGAGATGGAAACTCCGGAAAAAGAAGCGACTATCACTCTGGTGGATGGCCAAACCGACCCGAAATTCCCCATCACTGAGCAGTTGACCACACTGGAACAGGACTGGTTGATTCCGCCGGGCGAAAAGAAGATTCGGATCGATTGCTTCTCGACCCGCAAGCATCACTTCGAAGTCTACAAGGTGGAATGCATCGACCAGTGA
- the ftsH gene encoding ATP-dependent zinc metalloprotease FtsH, with protein sequence MENPTGNKPERKRTSFTLNYAPILVIALFGVMLWYQSKEPTIQTIPYGKFKQLIGAPGITFRSLKVGRNDIRGEIITRDNIAGPEDVEPKSDQPHITSFKVLRLGVERDEQLYPLLDKYVVDYQAEEEDKPIQTALSTFLWLALMLAGGVAILFLSMRFFGGSPFSFGRSRHKVFAQKDSTKITFEDVAGIDEAKAELREVVDFLKKPEKYQALGGRIPKGVLLVGPPGTGKTLLARSVAGEAGVPFFSISGSDFVELFAGVGASRVRDLFRDAESNAPCIIFIDELDAMGKTRSSNSMMSHEEREQTLNQLLVEMDGFDTNRGVILMAATNRPETLDAALLRPGRFDRTVVVDRPDIDGREAILKVHARTVKLAPDVNLRKIAALTPGAAGADLANLVNEGALLAARRGKSSVTMSELDEAVERGAVGLERRSRVMRPEEKNRVAVHEAGHALVACVVDGCDPVHKVSIIPRGMAGGYVLQRPDGDRTLITRHELEARIKVALGGTIAEEIILGEISTGATSDLQTVNDIAQRMVREFGMSRLGRVYHAGEQNSFLPGFMEKSNVSEQTSREIDLEVRSIIEQCVSTVRDLIANNQPALNELAQCLIDKEVIEGRELYQILSRVGAPLTEAAMKTLLESKAEIP encoded by the coding sequence ATGGAAAACCCGACCGGTAATAAACCCGAACGCAAGCGTACTTCTTTCACCTTGAACTACGCCCCGATTCTCGTCATCGCCTTATTCGGTGTGATGCTTTGGTATCAGAGCAAAGAACCGACGATTCAGACGATTCCGTACGGAAAATTCAAACAGCTGATCGGCGCCCCCGGTATCACGTTCCGCAGCCTGAAAGTGGGCCGCAACGATATTCGCGGGGAGATCATCACCCGCGATAATATTGCCGGCCCCGAGGATGTGGAACCCAAGAGCGATCAGCCCCATATCACTTCTTTCAAGGTTCTTAGGCTAGGCGTCGAACGGGACGAACAACTCTACCCGCTTCTGGATAAATACGTCGTCGATTATCAGGCCGAGGAAGAAGACAAACCGATCCAGACCGCACTGAGTACGTTTCTCTGGCTGGCGTTGATGCTGGCGGGAGGCGTGGCGATTTTGTTTCTTTCGATGCGATTTTTCGGTGGTTCGCCCTTTTCTTTCGGCCGCAGCCGTCACAAAGTCTTTGCTCAAAAAGACAGTACGAAAATTACGTTCGAAGACGTGGCGGGCATTGATGAAGCGAAAGCGGAATTGCGAGAAGTAGTCGATTTTCTCAAGAAACCGGAAAAATATCAGGCTCTGGGAGGCCGCATCCCCAAGGGCGTTCTTTTGGTCGGCCCACCCGGTACCGGAAAAACGCTGCTCGCGCGTTCAGTGGCGGGTGAAGCGGGCGTCCCCTTTTTCAGCATCAGCGGCAGCGATTTCGTCGAACTCTTTGCCGGCGTCGGAGCATCCCGGGTCCGGGATCTGTTCCGGGACGCCGAGTCGAATGCTCCCTGCATCATCTTCATAGACGAACTCGATGCCATGGGTAAGACTCGCTCCTCGAATTCCATGATGAGCCACGAAGAACGGGAACAGACTCTTAATCAACTCCTGGTGGAAATGGATGGCTTCGACACCAATCGCGGCGTCATTCTGATGGCGGCCACCAACCGCCCGGAAACGCTCGATGCCGCCTTGCTCCGGCCGGGCCGATTTGATCGTACTGTGGTTGTGGATCGGCCCGATATCGACGGCCGGGAAGCCATTCTGAAAGTTCATGCGCGAACGGTGAAACTGGCGCCCGATGTCAATCTTCGCAAGATCGCCGCTCTCACGCCGGGCGCTGCGGGGGCCGATCTGGCCAATCTGGTAAACGAAGGGGCTCTTCTGGCGGCTAGACGGGGTAAATCGTCCGTGACTATGAGCGAACTGGATGAGGCCGTCGAACGTGGCGCGGTCGGCTTAGAGCGCCGTAGCCGTGTCATGCGACCGGAAGAGAAAAATCGGGTCGCCGTGCACGAAGCCGGACACGCACTCGTGGCCTGTGTGGTAGACGGCTGCGATCCCGTTCACAAGGTCTCAATTATTCCCCGAGGGATGGCCGGCGGCTATGTACTTCAACGACCGGATGGGGATCGCACGCTGATTACCCGGCATGAACTTGAAGCGCGGATTAAGGTTGCTCTAGGGGGGACCATTGCCGAAGAAATTATCCTCGGTGAAATCTCCACCGGCGCGACTTCCGATCTTCAGACTGTCAACGACATCGCACAGCGCATGGTTCGCGAGTTCGGCATGAGCCGACTGGGCCGGGTTTACCACGCCGGGGAACAGAACTCGTTTCTTCCGGGCTTCATGGAGAAAAGTAACGTCAGCGAGCAGACTTCCCGGGAGATCGATCTGGAAGTTCGCAGCATCATCGAACAATGCGTTAGCACAGTGAGAGACCTCATCGCCAATAACCAGCCGGCCCTCAACGAGTTGGCGCAATGCCTGATCGATAAAGAGGTTATTGAAGGTCGGGAACTGTATCAGATTCTATCCCGGGTTGGGGCGCCGCTCACGGAAGCCGCGATGAAGACTCTTCTGGAAAGCAAAGCCGAGATTCCCTGA